The Acidobacteriota bacterium sequence CGCTGGTGAACTGGATCTGGTTCGGGTTCGCGCTGCTGGCGTTCGGGACCGGGATTGCGCTGCTGCCGGAGAGCCGCTTCGCGTTCCTCGCCAGCCGGGCGCCCGGCTCGGAGGTCGGCGCGACGTCGGGGGTGACGACCACGATGCTGGTCCTGGCCCTGGCTGTGCCGGGGCTGGCGGGGCCTGTGCACGCTCAGGTCGGCGCCCCGCCGGAGTCGTACGCCGCCACCACGCCGCTGGAGGCCGACCTGCAGCGGCGGCTCGTCTGCACCTGCGGCGATTGTCCCCACTACACGTTGGCCGACTGTCGCTGTTCGTCGCCTCCCCGCTACGTCCGAGGGTCGGACGGTTCGCAGCAACTCGTGGCCGCGGGCGCGGAGTTCATGCGAGGCCAGCTTCGCGAGCAGATCGAGGCTGGCCGCGGCGAGCGCGAGATCCTGGACTACTTCGTCGCCGCGTACGGCAGCCAGGAGCCGCTCGGCGCGCCGCTCGACGAGGGTTTCAACCGCATGGCCTGGCTCTTCCCCTATCTCGTGGGCTTCGGGTGCCTGGTGGCCGTAGGCGGTGTTGCGGTCCGCTGGTCGCGGCGCGGCGGGGCCACGGATGGCAAGGCGGCGCCGGCCCCCGAGCCGATCGACGCCGAGCTCGACGCCCGACTGGATGATGAGCTCCGGAACCTCGACTGACGCCGCGCCGGCGACTTTCCGCCCCTGGCACTTTTTCGTACTGGCCGGCCTGGCCGGCGCGACGGTCGCAGTGGTCACCGTGCGCCCGAGCGGTCTCGCGCCCTTGGTGCTGGTGGTGCTGGCCGCGTGGGCCGGTGCTTACGTCGGCTACGCGATCTATCGCATGGTCGTGCCGCTGCTGACGCGCGACTTCGCCGAGCGCGTCGAGATGGTGGGCGGCCGAACGCGGGCGGCCCTCGACCGCGAGAAGACCCTCGTACTGCGTTCCCTCAAGGAGCTGGAGTTCGACCGGGCGATGGGCAAGGTGTCCGACGCGGACTTCCACGAGATGGGCGGTCGGCTCCGCTTCCGCGCCCGCTCGCTCCTGAAGCAGCTCGACGTGGACGGGGCCAGCTACCGCGACCAGATCGAGCGTGAGCTGGCCGAGCGGTTGACGGGAGCCGGCGACGCGGGGACGGAAACGAGCGGCGCGCCGGCGACCCTTCTGGTGTGCGTCCACTGCGGCGCAAGCAACGACCTCGACGCGAAGTTCTGCAAGGCATGCGGGGCGGCGCTGTAGGCGTCATGGGAATCGAAGAGGAGACGGAGCGGGTGGGGACGGCGCACCGCGTTGCGGCCAGGCGCGGCTTCCCTGGAGCCGTTCTTCTCGCCGCCGTGGCGCTTCTGCTGTCCGCGCCGGCGTCGGCGCAGCCGGATCCGCGCCAGATGTCGGGCATTCCGCTTCCCGATCCGCAGTTGCCGGCCGGCACGATTACGGTGCGGGTCGTTCGCGGCACCCTGT is a genomic window containing:
- a CDS encoding zinc ribbon domain-containing protein, which gives rise to MARRRRPPSRSTPSSTPDWMMSSGTSTDAAPATFRPWHFFVLAGLAGATVAVVTVRPSGLAPLVLVVLAAWAGAYVGYAIYRMVVPLLTRDFAERVEMVGGRTRAALDREKTLVLRSLKELEFDRAMGKVSDADFHEMGGRLRFRARSLLKQLDVDGASYRDQIERELAERLTGAGDAGTETSGAPATLLVCVHCGASNDLDAKFCKACGAAL